From Streptomyces sp. TLI_053, a single genomic window includes:
- a CDS encoding RICIN domain-containing protein gives MPHPVPRRSAPRVHAHLGLVSLAASALTLLPAGAARAAGEPVAAGAAYTVASVAGGQCLGGLWAAGTGRTPVVQQPCQGLLGQRWQFTPNGRGGYRIADRSAPQSCLNVEGASTAPGAALIEYACDDSANEQFTLESAANGAFLVHPANSALCLDLPNGTPTPNARIQQYTCHGGVNQQWLLTRADPLVFGDPGFEQNGSGWTFGPHTGTAGNNAHRGSRAAYLDAGTGYRISRSTTAPQAGGYDIGAWIASGAAGGTLTVQVNGATAGTVTIPSQRVYAQYTVSGVRVAAGDTVTVAVDSAPGGWVNVDDVTVAPAAPNAPRITSSDATVTAMFEWARAKANAFSSQPGATGPLNADEGNTGGSGQGVQAASYWAGYPYRSAFYSRDFAHQVVGAHLLGLDGATKTMLRSFASSAAGAPDHMPYWAVNFDAKTPLSIDYHSPTSFVRELPAAFELAQKIDEAYRWTGDTDYLNDPAMSGFVASTVGPYITGHTGPIDNGSVPVAQATSGDIFQGVASYNENGATLAESGDAIASQYRAYLSAAALATAKGDTATAAGLTTKAATLKSYFNSTWSVDPANPGRVVRAYDVNGTAYSDWGKENSWFVPLKGIMDPGARQNDYLAWIDAQASGSGAPENLEAATYLPDVFFAHNQPDNGWKWMRYVYDRAGALHSTGRFLNGDYPEIAFTLLGQTVQGLLGVQPDAAGRALTTASGLPAGMGWLQLSSVPVGTGTVTLRHDGGTRSTLTNTSAAGSLTWTARFTGVHSGITVDGAAQTARTVTVDGTVYTYATVTVPAGRTSVVEVTG, from the coding sequence TTGCCCCACCCCGTTCCCCGTCGCAGCGCGCCCCGCGTCCACGCCCACCTGGGCCTGGTCTCGCTCGCCGCGAGTGCCCTGACCCTGCTCCCCGCCGGCGCGGCCCGTGCCGCCGGTGAGCCGGTGGCCGCCGGAGCCGCCTACACCGTCGCGTCCGTTGCCGGCGGCCAGTGCCTGGGCGGCCTGTGGGCCGCCGGCACCGGCCGCACCCCGGTCGTGCAGCAGCCCTGCCAGGGCCTCCTCGGCCAGCGCTGGCAGTTCACCCCCAACGGCCGCGGCGGCTACCGGATAGCCGACCGCTCCGCCCCGCAGTCCTGCCTCAACGTCGAGGGCGCCTCCACCGCCCCCGGCGCGGCGCTGATCGAGTACGCCTGCGACGACTCGGCCAACGAGCAGTTCACCCTGGAGAGCGCGGCGAACGGCGCCTTCCTGGTCCACCCCGCCAACAGCGCGCTCTGCCTCGACCTGCCGAACGGCACCCCCACGCCGAACGCGCGGATCCAGCAGTACACCTGCCACGGCGGCGTCAATCAGCAGTGGCTGCTGACCCGGGCCGACCCGCTGGTGTTCGGCGACCCGGGCTTCGAACAGAACGGCAGCGGCTGGACGTTCGGCCCCCACACCGGCACCGCCGGGAACAACGCGCACCGCGGCTCGCGGGCGGCCTACCTGGACGCCGGCACCGGCTACCGGATCAGCCGGAGCACCACCGCGCCGCAGGCCGGTGGTTACGACATCGGCGCCTGGATCGCCTCCGGCGCGGCCGGCGGCACCCTGACCGTGCAGGTCAACGGCGCCACCGCGGGCACGGTGACGATCCCCTCGCAGCGCGTCTACGCCCAGTACACGGTGTCCGGCGTGCGGGTGGCGGCGGGCGACACCGTCACCGTGGCCGTCGACTCGGCGCCCGGCGGCTGGGTCAACGTCGACGACGTCACCGTGGCCCCCGCCGCCCCCAACGCGCCGCGGATCACCTCCTCCGACGCCACCGTCACGGCGATGTTCGAGTGGGCCCGGGCCAAGGCGAACGCGTTCAGCTCGCAGCCAGGCGCCACCGGTCCGCTCAACGCGGACGAGGGCAACACCGGCGGCAGCGGGCAGGGCGTCCAGGCCGCCTCCTACTGGGCCGGCTACCCGTACCGCTCCGCCTTCTACTCGCGGGACTTCGCCCACCAGGTGGTCGGCGCCCACCTGCTCGGCCTCGACGGGGCCACCAAGACGATGCTCCGCTCCTTCGCCTCCTCGGCGGCCGGCGCCCCGGACCACATGCCGTACTGGGCGGTCAACTTCGACGCGAAGACCCCGCTCTCGATCGACTACCACAGCCCGACCTCGTTCGTCCGCGAGCTCCCCGCCGCGTTCGAGCTGGCGCAGAAGATCGACGAGGCGTACCGCTGGACCGGTGACACCGACTACCTGAACGATCCGGCGATGTCCGGCTTCGTCGCGAGCACCGTGGGTCCGTACATCACCGGCCACACCGGTCCGATCGACAACGGCTCCGTCCCCGTCGCCCAGGCCACCAGCGGCGACATCTTCCAGGGCGTCGCCAGCTACAACGAGAACGGTGCCACGCTCGCCGAGTCCGGCGACGCCATCGCCTCCCAGTACCGCGCCTACCTGTCCGCCGCCGCGCTGGCCACCGCCAAGGGCGACACCGCCACGGCCGCCGGGCTGACCACCAAGGCGGCCACCCTGAAGTCCTACTTCAACTCCACCTGGAGCGTGGACCCGGCGAACCCCGGCCGGGTGGTGCGCGCCTACGACGTCAACGGCACCGCGTACAGCGACTGGGGCAAGGAGAACTCCTGGTTCGTCCCGCTCAAGGGGATCATGGACCCGGGTGCCCGGCAGAACGACTACCTGGCCTGGATCGACGCCCAGGCCTCCGGCAGCGGCGCGCCGGAGAACCTGGAGGCCGCGACCTACCTGCCCGACGTCTTCTTCGCCCACAACCAGCCCGACAACGGCTGGAAGTGGATGCGTTACGTCTACGACCGGGCCGGCGCTCTGCACAGCACCGGGCGCTTCCTGAACGGCGACTACCCGGAGATCGCCTTCACCCTGCTCGGCCAGACCGTCCAGGGTCTGCTGGGCGTCCAGCCCGACGCCGCCGGCCGGGCGCTCACCACCGCCTCCGGCCTGCCCGCCGGCATGGGGTGGCTGCAGCTGAGTTCCGTCCCCGTCGGCACCGGCACGGTGACCCTGCGCCACGACGGCGGTACCCGGTCGACGCTGACCAACACCTCCGCCGCCGGCAGTCTGACCTGGACCGCCCGGTTCACCGGCGTCCACAGCGGCATCACCGTCGACGGCGCCGCGCAGACCGCCCGCACCGTCACGGTCGACGGAACGGTGTACACCTACGCCACGGTGACCGTCCCGGCCGGTCGCACCTCGGTCGTCGAGGTCACCGGCTGA
- a CDS encoding TetR/AcrR family transcriptional regulator, translating to MTASQTARQLARAELTRAIKEAATRQLAETGAAALSLRAVARDLGLASSALYRYFPSRDALLTALIIDAFNAIGEAAESGAAAAAAPAGPGGRWLAACRAVREWALLHPHEFALVYGSPVPGYQAPTDTVDPATRVTRLMAALVVEAHASGLLRPPARPLPGPGLVAQQVLDSAGGAPAAPYADLVERSLTLWVSLIGTISFELFGHLNKVITDCPAYFDAAMTVAAEAIGLDLLPPPPDGPPS from the coding sequence ATGACGGCATCGCAGACCGCGCGGCAACTGGCCCGCGCCGAGCTCACTCGCGCGATCAAGGAAGCCGCCACCCGCCAGCTCGCCGAGACCGGGGCGGCCGCGCTGTCGCTCCGCGCGGTGGCGCGTGACCTGGGCCTGGCCTCCTCCGCGCTGTACCGCTACTTCCCCAGCCGGGACGCGCTGCTCACCGCGCTGATCATCGACGCGTTCAACGCGATCGGCGAGGCCGCGGAGTCAGGGGCGGCCGCCGCCGCCGCTCCCGCCGGTCCGGGCGGCCGGTGGCTCGCCGCGTGCCGCGCGGTCCGCGAGTGGGCCCTGCTCCACCCGCACGAGTTCGCCCTGGTCTACGGCTCGCCCGTCCCCGGCTACCAGGCCCCCACCGACACGGTCGACCCCGCCACCCGGGTCACCCGTCTGATGGCCGCTCTTGTCGTCGAGGCGCACGCCTCGGGCCTCCTGCGACCCCCCGCGCGGCCGCTCCCCGGGCCGGGACTCGTCGCCCAGCAGGTGCTCGACAGCGCGGGCGGCGCACCGGCCGCGCCCTACGCGGACCTGGTGGAACGGTCGCTGACCCTGTGGGTCTCACTGATCGGCACGATCAGCTTCGAGCTGTTCGGCCATCTGAACAAGGTGATCACGGACTGCCCGGCGTACTTCGACGCCGCCATGACCGTCGCGGCCGAGGCGATCGGGCTCGATCTCCTGCCGCCTCCCCCCGACGGGCCCCCGTCCTGA
- a CDS encoding NAD-dependent epimerase/dehydratase family protein, giving the protein MARHIVIGKGPVGATTARLLEEQGHEVVLVSRSGGDGSTALDVTDTAALGRAVRGAEVIYNCASPLYHRWPTDWPPIANALLDAAESAGSVLVTTGNLYGYGPVDVPMTEDLPLAGAGPKARVRVGMWRDALARHRAGRIRVAEARASDFFGPGVTGNGHLAQRMMPALLAGRAVRVMGDPDAPHSFTYVPDIARALVRLGADERAWGRAWHVPTAPPLPIREAVGRLCRLADLPPAEVGRIPWWPLHLAGLVNPMLGELREVRYQFDRPFVVDSRAYTATFGEAPTPVDEALGATVEWWRARLGR; this is encoded by the coding sequence ATGGCACGGCACATCGTCATCGGCAAGGGCCCGGTCGGCGCCACCACGGCACGACTGCTCGAGGAACAGGGGCACGAGGTCGTCCTCGTGAGCCGTTCCGGCGGCGACGGGAGCACGGCGCTCGACGTCACCGACACGGCGGCGCTCGGGCGGGCCGTCAGGGGCGCCGAGGTGATCTACAACTGCGCGAGCCCGCTGTACCACCGGTGGCCCACCGACTGGCCGCCGATCGCGAACGCGCTCCTCGACGCGGCGGAGTCCGCCGGCTCGGTACTGGTGACGACGGGCAACCTGTACGGCTACGGTCCCGTCGACGTCCCCATGACGGAGGACCTGCCGCTCGCGGGCGCCGGCCCCAAGGCCCGGGTCCGCGTCGGCATGTGGCGCGACGCGCTGGCCCGGCACCGGGCGGGCCGGATCCGTGTCGCGGAGGCGCGGGCCTCGGACTTCTTCGGGCCCGGCGTCACCGGTAACGGCCACCTCGCCCAGCGGATGATGCCCGCGCTCCTGGCCGGGCGCGCGGTCAGGGTGATGGGCGACCCGGACGCGCCGCACAGCTTCACCTATGTGCCCGACATCGCCCGCGCGCTCGTACGGCTCGGTGCCGACGAGCGGGCCTGGGGGCGCGCCTGGCACGTTCCCACCGCGCCGCCGCTGCCGATCCGGGAGGCGGTCGGGCGGCTGTGCCGGCTGGCGGATCTGCCGCCGGCCGAGGTCGGCCGGATCCCCTGGTGGCCGCTCCACCTGGCTGGTCTGGTCAACCCGATGCTCGGGGAACTGCGGGAGGTGCGGTACCAGTTCGACCGGCCGTTCGTGGTCGACTCCCGGGCGTACACCGCGACCTTCGGCGAGGCGCCGACCCCGGTCGACGAGGCGCTGGGCGCGACCGTCGAGTGGTGGCGCGCACGGCTGGGCCGGTAG